One region of Natronobacterium texcoconense genomic DNA includes:
- a CDS encoding outer membrane protein assembly factor BamB family protein codes for MPSRRALLAACGTLTLAGCVGSRDDPTVRGSWPHPGYDSTQTGVVDDDRSGPRGPLTVEWERSIAGFSPPRTSPLLEDGTVYVAYTDGPRTGPEVDRTVTIEAFDAATGDSQWTAAATTTRVGGDTYHHADSLVLAGETILVQTANGLCAVGIDGTERWCFDNVSDGQSTHWPIAPAIGDDTVYTGHYRQLGPDEQEPVFYAIDLEDGTERWRYEFDDWDGRIVFSPAIADGVVYLTELREGVKALSTADGTELWSVPLDVDSTPTVADDAVFVTTWDGNDEYGATALEADTGEIRWQVEDRYDGGAPRHLAATEDTVYYDADGRLLARDTATGEHRWENTGRQLISREIDDDAIGEDEGVVVRTGTPAVVGDRIYVGGADLVVIDRETGDVRTRYDTGQRVRTSVAVGDGWLYVNDGSTLYGITDCETELFGRCLR; via the coding sequence ATGCCCTCCAGACGCGCCCTCCTCGCAGCCTGCGGCACGCTGACTCTCGCAGGCTGTGTCGGGTCACGCGACGACCCGACGGTCCGTGGATCGTGGCCACACCCAGGATACGACAGCACCCAGACAGGAGTCGTCGACGACGATCGGTCCGGTCCTCGAGGCCCGCTGACAGTCGAGTGGGAACGGTCGATTGCAGGATTCAGCCCCCCGAGAACGTCACCGCTACTCGAGGACGGGACAGTCTACGTCGCCTACACCGACGGACCACGGACCGGTCCGGAAGTCGACCGAACGGTCACGATCGAGGCGTTCGACGCGGCGACGGGCGACAGTCAGTGGACTGCTGCGGCGACGACTACCCGCGTGGGCGGCGATACGTATCACCACGCCGACTCGCTCGTCCTGGCGGGCGAGACGATCCTCGTTCAGACCGCAAACGGGCTCTGTGCCGTCGGAATCGACGGAACCGAACGCTGGTGCTTCGACAACGTCAGCGACGGACAGTCCACCCACTGGCCGATCGCACCTGCCATCGGCGACGATACCGTCTACACCGGCCACTACCGACAGCTCGGCCCCGACGAACAGGAGCCGGTATTCTACGCGATCGACCTCGAGGACGGGACCGAACGCTGGCGTTACGAGTTCGACGACTGGGACGGGCGGATCGTCTTCTCGCCCGCGATAGCGGACGGCGTCGTCTATCTCACGGAACTCCGCGAGGGGGTCAAGGCTCTCTCGACGGCGGACGGGACGGAACTGTGGAGCGTCCCGCTGGACGTCGACAGCACGCCGACGGTCGCGGACGACGCGGTGTTCGTGACGACCTGGGACGGTAACGACGAGTACGGTGCGACGGCACTCGAGGCGGACACCGGCGAGATCCGGTGGCAGGTCGAGGACCGGTACGACGGTGGTGCTCCGCGGCATCTGGCGGCGACCGAGGATACCGTCTACTACGATGCTGACGGTCGACTACTGGCGAGAGACACTGCAACGGGCGAGCATCGCTGGGAAAACACGGGTCGACAACTGATCTCGAGGGAGATCGACGACGACGCTATCGGCGAGGACGAGGGTGTCGTCGTCCGCACCGGAACGCCTGCCGTCGTCGGCGATCGGATCTACGTCGGTGGAGCCGATCTGGTGGTCATCGACCGGGAGACCGGGGACGTTCGGACGCGATACGATACGGGACAACGAGTGCGGACCTCCGTCGCAGTCGGCGACGGCTGGCTCTACGTGAACGACGGCTCCACACTGTACGGAATTACTGACTGCGAGACGGAACTGTTCGGTCGCTGTCTTCGCTGA